From Algoriphagus sp. NG3, the proteins below share one genomic window:
- a CDS encoding anti-sigma factor, which produces MEMNDNPSGERKKQCSDESKCFQLLESILDGDLKDSGKEIIKEKLAKCQPCFEHYHLEQAIRDVLKTKCTKHAVPTELADCIRQKIHDIK; this is translated from the coding sequence ATGGAAATGAATGACAACCCATCCGGTGAGCGAAAGAAGCAATGCAGTGACGAGAGCAAATGCTTCCAGTTACTAGAAAGCATATTGGACGGAGACCTGAAGGATTCGGGCAAGGAAATAATTAAGGAAAAACTCGCCAAGTGCCAGCCATGTTTCGAGCATTACCACCTGGAACAGGCGATTCGCGATGTATTGAAAACAAAATGCACCAAACACGCTGTACCTACTGAATTGGCTGATTGTATTCGTCAGAAAATTCATGATATCAAATAA
- the gmk gene encoding guanylate kinase — MKQGKAIIFSAPSGSGKTSLVKHLIQTIPNLGFSISACTRDKRGRHEVHGKDYYFLSQEEFKQHIDNDDFIEWEEVYAGNFYGTLKEEIQRIWDLGKAVIFDVDVKGGLALKKYFGEQALAIFVKVPSLKVLAERLNDRGTESEESLSRRLFKAEFESKFEPQFDVTVVNDEFEKSCAEAEYLVNEFLAR, encoded by the coding sequence ATGAAACAAGGTAAGGCCATAATTTTTTCTGCTCCATCCGGATCAGGAAAAACCTCATTGGTAAAGCATCTGATCCAAACCATCCCAAATCTTGGATTTTCTATCTCTGCCTGTACCCGTGACAAGCGGGGAAGACACGAGGTACATGGCAAGGATTATTATTTTTTGAGCCAAGAAGAATTCAAACAGCACATTGATAACGATGATTTCATTGAGTGGGAGGAGGTCTATGCGGGTAACTTCTACGGTACGTTGAAGGAGGAGATCCAACGGATCTGGGATTTGGGCAAAGCTGTTATTTTCGATGTGGATGTCAAAGGAGGTTTGGCACTAAAAAAATACTTTGGCGAGCAGGCTCTGGCAATTTTCGTGAAAGTACCTAGTCTGAAAGTACTGGCAGAGCGTCTAAATGATCGGGGTACAGAATCTGAAGAATCACTTTCCCGTCGCTTGTTCAAGGCGGAGTTTGAATCCAAGTTTGAGCCGCAGTTTGACGTCACTGTAGTGAATGACGAATTTGAGAAGTCGTGTGCGGAAGCCGAATATCTTGTGAACGAATTTTTAGCACGATAA
- the nadD gene encoding nicotinate (nicotinamide) nucleotide adenylyltransferase: protein MKIGLYFGSFNPIHIGHLIIADTLHDRTDLDQVWFVVSPQNPLKKRQSLIHEFDRLRMVELAIEDNFQFRASDVEFAMPKPSYTIDTLAYLTDQYPQHQFCLFLGSDNLTQLKRWKNYQTILDNYEIFVYPRPGEAKTFEHPNIKLIDAPLLDISATFIRKSILAGKSVKYLLPEGVVDYIRDKKLYV, encoded by the coding sequence GTGAAAATTGGTCTGTATTTCGGTTCTTTCAATCCTATCCATATTGGTCACCTGATTATAGCGGACACGCTGCATGACCGTACTGATCTGGATCAGGTGTGGTTTGTGGTCAGTCCGCAGAATCCTTTGAAGAAACGGCAGTCCCTCATTCATGAATTTGACCGCTTGCGAATGGTGGAGCTTGCGATTGAGGACAATTTTCAGTTTCGGGCTTCGGATGTGGAGTTTGCCATGCCCAAGCCCAGCTATACCATAGATACCCTCGCTTACCTTACTGACCAATATCCACAACACCAGTTTTGTCTGTTTTTAGGATCCGATAATCTTACCCAGCTGAAGCGATGGAAGAACTATCAGACTATTCTGGACAACTATGAGATTTTCGTCTATCCGCGTCCGGGTGAAGCCAAGACTTTTGAGCATCCCAATATCAAGCTGATCGATGCGCCCCTGCTGGATATTTCCGCGACATTTATCCGTAAGTCAATTCTTGCCGGCAAGTCCGTCAAATACCTTCTTCCGGAAGGAGTGGTGGATTATATCCGGGACAAGAAGTTGTATGTGTAG
- a CDS encoding porin family protein, translated as MKKIYLFTLMLLAASSLYAQNVQFGLRAGPSFTTLGGEDAKNDDLKIRIGFHAGGYASFALSESLSFDAGLQYANKGAKATDGSSSSTLRNGYLDLPLLLKIHTGDMFYLLAGAQPSLMISSAVILEDSGNKVTVDGSEVRELWKDADLAGVIGIGVDLGAGINVQTTYEHGFINISEISGEIYNRGLKLSIGKTF; from the coding sequence ATGAAAAAGATTTACCTATTTACACTGATGCTGCTAGCAGCTTCTTCTCTGTATGCACAGAACGTACAATTTGGGCTTAGAGCCGGCCCGAGCTTCACTACTTTAGGTGGGGAGGATGCTAAAAATGATGACCTGAAGATCAGAATTGGCTTTCATGCTGGTGGATACGCCTCTTTTGCACTATCCGAATCATTAAGCTTTGATGCTGGATTGCAATATGCTAACAAAGGTGCTAAAGCAACTGATGGATCTTCCTCTTCCACCTTAAGAAATGGATACCTGGATCTTCCACTTCTTCTAAAAATCCATACGGGGGATATGTTTTACCTACTTGCAGGGGCTCAACCTTCACTTATGATCTCCTCTGCTGTTATTTTAGAGGACAGCGGAAATAAAGTAACGGTCGACGGAAGCGAAGTTCGGGAATTGTGGAAAGATGCTGATCTAGCGGGCGTGATCGGTATAGGGGTGGATTTAGGGGCAGGAATAAATGTGCAGACCACCTATGAACACGGATTTATAAACATCAGCGAAATATCCGGGGAAATTTACAACAGAGGATTAAAATTGAGCATAGGGAAAACTTTCTAA
- a CDS encoding BF3164 family lipoprotein, with amino-acid sequence MRSTFSTLVLNTFSLILPLFSACEPKFSEGDGAIYFTEEDLPPPIELIGKKYNIPEIINPRGLMLKNGLAVVVERKNEYDDKFHVIELESGRYIRSKGIHGLGPGEITVISQIEDAGEENKVWAYDPEVRKFSKYNLSDSSKLAEEEFRSPETEFFITRATWAKDQTLLATLVHGWTKYLHLTTSGDTLTTFGNWKDMIKGRELPNNYKEDDLDANLVSTVFQGTLKGNPGKKYFVNAGMVADFIEIIDLDNRSSKLIYGPRHELPEFKISYSMGYQMADFGWSSTSRYMDVYPGDKSIFVLFNGKTYQELSDPDNLNRIFEFDYEGNILNHYQLDYPVSGIEVDEKNRAIYAVTVDREPNLARFDY; translated from the coding sequence ATGCGATCAACTTTCTCAACTTTAGTACTGAATACTTTCAGCCTGATCTTGCCTTTATTTAGCGCTTGTGAGCCAAAATTTTCTGAAGGTGATGGGGCTATTTACTTTACAGAAGAGGATTTACCGCCGCCGATTGAGCTGATCGGTAAAAAATATAATATTCCTGAAATCATCAATCCAAGGGGGTTAATGCTAAAGAATGGGCTCGCAGTGGTCGTGGAGCGAAAAAATGAGTATGACGATAAGTTTCATGTGATTGAATTGGAGTCAGGAAGATACATTCGGTCAAAAGGAATTCACGGCTTGGGGCCAGGCGAAATCACCGTGATTTCTCAAATAGAGGATGCCGGGGAAGAAAATAAAGTCTGGGCTTATGATCCCGAAGTCCGGAAATTTTCCAAGTACAACTTATCAGACAGTAGCAAGCTTGCCGAAGAAGAATTCAGGTCTCCTGAGACAGAATTTTTCATAACTCGGGCAACTTGGGCAAAAGATCAAACCTTACTAGCGACATTAGTGCATGGTTGGACAAAATACCTTCATTTGACGACTTCGGGTGATACCCTGACCACTTTTGGTAATTGGAAGGATATGATCAAGGGACGGGAATTGCCTAATAACTATAAGGAGGACGACTTAGATGCCAATCTGGTGAGTACTGTTTTTCAGGGAACTCTGAAGGGTAACCCAGGCAAGAAATACTTTGTCAATGCTGGCATGGTAGCCGATTTTATTGAAATCATTGATTTGGATAATAGGTCTAGTAAATTAATCTATGGGCCAAGACATGAATTGCCTGAGTTTAAGATCAGTTATAGCATGGGGTATCAGATGGCCGATTTTGGGTGGAGTTCTACTTCAAGGTATATGGATGTATATCCTGGTGACAAGTCTATTTTTGTCCTTTTCAATGGCAAAACCTATCAGGAACTCAGCGATCCGGATAACCTCAATAGAATCTTTGAATTTGATTATGAAGGAAATATCCTGAACCATTACCAGTTAGATTATCCTGTCAGTGGCATCGAAGTAGATGAAAAAAACAGGGCTATCTATGCAGTAACCGTGGACCGTGAGCCTAATTTGGCGAGATTTGATTATTGA
- a CDS encoding glycoside hydrolase family 15 protein, producing the protein MEKHTYGSGVIGNCAYIAHVELDTNISWMCLPRFDSDFIFGGMLDREKGGEFTIHPESADFETSQVYLENTNILKTTITSGVDSYSVTDFAPRFKNFDRYYKPLMLIRKIEAVSGSPKILIKCQPSSEHGARLLKASMGSNHIRFMDTDQELRLSTNAPLSYIMDGKAFSLNKPVYLVLTYGRPLEAPIETTCERFLQATTSYWQEWVKSTSISNFHQKLVLRSALILKIHQYEDTGAIIAASTTSLPESPGSTRNWDYRYCWIRDSYYTLTCFNSLGHFEELEKYFEFIHNLRPGEDGRYQPLYSITGDSLLTEEISDLAGYLENKPVRFGNQAYTHIQNDLYGQVLVSLLPLYSDQRFTEEERSSSKPMIMNLLNKIEATMNEKDAGLWEFRNLAQEHCYTFLFHWAGACAAAKIGIRLKDDGLYQKAIVLRDNAVAKIEECYLPDRKAYAQAIGSTYMDASTLQLITMGYFGDDLERANNHLKALEEELLAKDFLFYRYKHMDDFGVPETTFLICAFWYIEALACVGRLDEAVEGFETLVTYCNHLQLFSEDVDQKTGSQWGNFPQAYSHVGLMNAAFRIGKKLDRPNFL; encoded by the coding sequence ATGGAAAAACATACCTATGGAAGTGGGGTGATCGGCAACTGTGCCTATATCGCCCATGTGGAACTGGACACCAATATCAGCTGGATGTGTCTGCCGCGATTTGATTCTGACTTTATCTTTGGGGGAATGCTGGACCGGGAGAAAGGCGGAGAGTTTACCATTCACCCCGAATCCGCTGATTTTGAAACATCCCAGGTATATCTGGAAAACACGAATATCCTGAAGACCACCATCACTTCAGGAGTGGATTCTTATTCAGTTACAGATTTTGCTCCCCGGTTCAAAAACTTCGACCGATACTATAAACCCTTAATGCTCATCCGCAAGATCGAAGCGGTCTCCGGTTCTCCCAAAATCCTGATCAAATGCCAGCCTTCATCGGAGCACGGCGCCAGGTTGTTGAAGGCTAGTATGGGCAGCAACCATATCCGGTTTATGGATACAGATCAGGAACTCCGGCTGTCCACAAATGCACCACTGAGCTATATTATGGACGGAAAAGCCTTTTCCCTGAACAAGCCTGTCTATCTGGTATTGACTTACGGCAGACCCTTGGAAGCACCTATCGAGACTACCTGTGAACGCTTCCTGCAGGCTACGACCTCCTACTGGCAGGAATGGGTGAAATCCACAAGTATCTCGAATTTTCACCAGAAGCTCGTATTGAGATCTGCCTTGATCCTCAAAATCCACCAGTACGAAGACACAGGCGCAATCATTGCCGCTTCCACGACCAGTTTGCCAGAGTCTCCAGGATCTACCCGGAACTGGGATTATCGCTACTGCTGGATCAGGGACAGCTACTATACGTTGACTTGTTTCAATAGTTTGGGGCACTTTGAAGAGCTGGAAAAGTATTTTGAATTTATACATAATCTACGTCCTGGGGAAGATGGCCGATATCAGCCGCTGTATTCTATTACAGGAGACTCACTGTTGACGGAGGAGATCTCGGATCTTGCAGGATATCTAGAGAATAAGCCGGTGCGTTTTGGAAACCAGGCTTATACTCATATCCAGAATGATCTCTATGGACAGGTGTTGGTGTCTTTGCTGCCACTTTATTCAGATCAACGGTTTACTGAAGAGGAGCGGAGTAGTTCCAAGCCGATGATTATGAACTTGCTTAATAAGATCGAGGCCACTATGAACGAGAAGGATGCCGGACTCTGGGAATTCCGGAATTTGGCCCAGGAGCATTGCTATACTTTCTTGTTTCACTGGGCAGGAGCCTGTGCTGCCGCCAAAATCGGGATTCGACTGAAGGATGATGGACTCTACCAAAAGGCAATTGTGCTGAGGGATAATGCGGTGGCCAAGATCGAGGAATGTTACCTGCCCGATAGAAAGGCCTATGCGCAGGCTATAGGATCCACTTATATGGATGCGTCTACACTTCAATTGATCACGATGGGCTATTTTGGGGATGATCTGGAGCGGGCAAATAATCACCTCAAGGCATTGGAAGAGGAGCTTTTGGCAAAGGATTTCCTGTTTTATCGGTACAAGCATATGGATGATTTTGGTGTGCCGGAGACTACTTTTCTGATTTGTGCATTTTGGTATATAGAGGCATTGGCCTGTGTAGGTAGATTAGATGAAGCTGTAGAAGGTTTTGAGACATTGGTTACATACTGCAATCACCTGCAGCTCTTCTCCGAAGATGTGGATCAAAAAACGGGAAGTCAATGGGGCAATTTCCCGCAGGCATACTCGCATGTAGGCTTGATGAATGCGGCTTTCCGTATCGGGAAGAAGCTTGATAGGCCTAATTTCTTGTAG
- a CDS encoding N-acetylmuramoyl-L-alanine amidase, translating into MRFHKILSVFLFVGISLVFLSCTKDIYKKNNKAHKKSVKQTSALIKEIPKTKAELDYDTLSITDEWVGTTNFSVRKPNYVIIHHTAQDSLAQTIQTFTLPGTQVSSHYVIGRDGEIVQMLNDYLRSWHAGKGKWGNDTDLNSASIGIELDNNGREPFTTSQIESLLVLLKRLKWKYAIPTANFIGHSDIAPSRKTDPSIYFPWKRLAEEGFGFWYDEDVVFPVLTAQDSIAIPIENTDSLPQNNIDPILALRIIGYDVSDEKAAIRSFKLHFIQRDIESALTEIDKRILDNLYKKYL; encoded by the coding sequence ATGAGGTTCCATAAAATTCTCTCTGTTTTTCTTTTTGTAGGTATTTCACTGGTTTTTCTTTCCTGTACCAAAGACATCTATAAAAAGAACAATAAAGCGCACAAAAAGTCAGTGAAGCAGACCTCTGCTTTAATTAAGGAAATACCCAAAACCAAAGCAGAACTGGATTACGATACACTCAGCATCACCGATGAGTGGGTGGGTACAACCAATTTCAGTGTAAGAAAACCCAATTATGTAATCATACATCATACGGCTCAGGATTCCCTTGCACAGACTATTCAGACCTTTACACTTCCTGGAACGCAGGTGAGCTCTCATTATGTAATCGGCAGAGATGGGGAAATTGTCCAGATGCTGAATGATTACCTCCGTTCCTGGCATGCCGGCAAGGGAAAATGGGGAAATGATACCGATCTGAATTCCGCTTCAATTGGAATAGAACTCGATAATAATGGGAGGGAACCCTTCACTACGTCCCAGATAGAAAGTCTGTTGGTTTTATTGAAGCGGCTCAAATGGAAATATGCCATTCCTACTGCTAATTTCATCGGTCATTCGGATATAGCGCCATCCCGGAAAACTGATCCAAGTATTTATTTCCCATGGAAAAGACTGGCAGAGGAAGGATTCGGGTTTTGGTACGATGAAGATGTGGTTTTTCCTGTGCTGACTGCCCAGGATAGCATTGCTATCCCCATCGAAAATACGGATTCTTTGCCTCAAAATAATATAGACCCTATACTCGCACTTCGGATTATCGGCTACGATGTAAGTGATGAAAAAGCTGCCATACGCTCATTTAAGCTGCATTTTATCCAGCGGGATATAGAATCGGCATTGACTGAGATTGATAAGAGAATTTTGGATAATCTGTATAAAAAATATTTGTAA
- a CDS encoding bifunctional alpha,alpha-trehalose-phosphate synthase (UDP-forming)/trehalose-phosphatase, producing the protein MSKTIIVSNRLPISLRHRNGRFEFKPSAGGLATGLGSIYKEGENIWIGWPGNTVDDPEQRAEIILELHELKMAPVFLSREDVEEFYEGFSNETLWPAFHYFTQYMVYNPEHWEAYVRVNQKFCEAILKKAGPDDTIWIHDYQLLLLPQMLREVLPNATIAFFQHIPFPSYEIIRMIPWRKELLEGVCGADLIGFHTYDDMRHFLSAVGRITGLSNESGYIQAENRIINVDSFPMGIDYNKFAKQAKSKRTLRFVEEFGKQVEDQKLLLTIDRLDYSKGIPQRIQAFNQLLEQHKELHGKVSMIMIVVPSRDKVQSYKELKEEIDLLVGRINSEYSTLNWVPVHYFYRSFPFEELSAFYNMSDIALVTPLRDGMNLVCKEFVASKTDQTGVLILSEMAGASKELQDAILVNPNDRQGVVDAIFNALSMPQSEQIARMGSMQESLKKYDVFQWVKVFMDRLDHVKRKQEELTSKDVDAKVMTEIQTSFKKAENAVLFLDYDGTLTGFHSDPQKALPDAELKAIIKDLSELAQVVIISGRDKDTLGKWFEGQNIDMIAEHGVWVKRKEDKGDWELYAEVEDGWKEDIRKVMEYYVLRTPGAFIEEKHHSLVWHYRKVESGLGDLRMRELFSHLKYMARGYNLQVLEGNMVLEIKRPDINKGRAATAMMKGIEYDFILAIGDDWTDEDTFKAMPKNAYSIRVGYAYTQANYNIKSFRQVRQLLQKLTL; encoded by the coding sequence ATGTCAAAAACCATTATCGTATCCAACCGCCTACCCATCAGTCTAAGACACCGAAACGGACGGTTTGAATTCAAACCAAGTGCCGGAGGACTCGCCACAGGTCTTGGTTCTATATACAAAGAAGGAGAAAATATATGGATAGGATGGCCGGGAAACACAGTAGATGACCCCGAGCAGCGCGCAGAAATCATCCTCGAACTTCACGAACTCAAAATGGCGCCGGTTTTCCTTAGCAGGGAGGACGTGGAAGAATTTTACGAAGGGTTCAGCAACGAAACGCTTTGGCCGGCATTTCATTATTTCACCCAATACATGGTCTATAATCCAGAACATTGGGAAGCTTATGTACGGGTAAACCAGAAATTCTGTGAGGCTATTCTGAAAAAAGCCGGCCCCGATGACACCATCTGGATCCATGATTACCAGTTGTTGCTACTTCCGCAGATGCTCCGAGAAGTGCTTCCTAATGCAACTATTGCCTTTTTCCAGCACATTCCATTTCCTTCGTATGAGATCATAAGGATGATCCCCTGGAGAAAGGAACTGTTGGAAGGTGTATGTGGTGCCGATCTCATAGGTTTTCACACCTACGACGATATGCGTCACTTCCTGAGTGCGGTGGGAAGGATCACTGGGCTATCCAATGAAAGCGGTTACATTCAGGCAGAAAACAGGATTATCAATGTGGATTCCTTCCCTATGGGAATAGACTACAATAAGTTTGCAAAGCAGGCGAAAAGCAAAAGAACGCTCAGGTTTGTGGAGGAATTTGGAAAGCAGGTAGAAGACCAAAAACTCTTGCTGACCATTGACAGACTTGATTATTCAAAAGGCATCCCACAACGTATCCAGGCATTCAACCAGTTACTCGAGCAGCACAAAGAGCTGCACGGAAAAGTATCCATGATCATGATCGTGGTACCAAGCCGGGACAAGGTGCAATCCTACAAAGAACTGAAAGAAGAAATCGACCTGCTGGTAGGCAGGATCAACAGTGAATATTCTACCCTGAATTGGGTTCCGGTACATTATTTCTACCGCAGTTTTCCTTTCGAAGAGCTTAGCGCATTCTACAACATGTCCGACATCGCACTGGTGACACCACTTCGTGACGGTATGAACTTAGTCTGTAAAGAGTTCGTAGCCAGTAAAACCGACCAGACAGGGGTACTGATCCTGTCGGAAATGGCCGGGGCTTCCAAAGAACTCCAAGATGCCATCCTTGTCAATCCCAATGACAGACAGGGTGTGGTGGATGCGATCTTCAATGCGCTTTCCATGCCACAGAGTGAGCAGATAGCCAGAATGGGCAGCATGCAGGAAAGCCTGAAAAAGTATGATGTTTTCCAATGGGTAAAAGTCTTCATGGACCGTCTGGATCATGTGAAGCGTAAGCAAGAAGAACTGACTTCCAAAGACGTAGATGCCAAAGTGATGACCGAGATCCAGACAAGCTTTAAGAAAGCTGAGAATGCGGTGTTGTTCTTGGATTATGACGGCACACTTACAGGCTTCCATTCAGACCCTCAAAAAGCTCTTCCCGATGCCGAACTGAAAGCAATAATCAAAGACCTCAGCGAACTAGCCCAGGTAGTGATTATCTCCGGAAGAGATAAGGATACACTGGGAAAATGGTTTGAAGGGCAAAACATCGACATGATCGCCGAGCATGGGGTATGGGTAAAAAGAAAAGAGGACAAAGGTGACTGGGAACTCTATGCTGAAGTGGAAGACGGCTGGAAGGAAGATATCCGTAAAGTAATGGAATATTACGTCCTGCGCACACCTGGGGCATTTATTGAAGAAAAGCACCACTCCCTAGTCTGGCACTATAGAAAAGTGGAAAGTGGTCTGGGAGACCTCCGCATGCGTGAGCTCTTCAGCCATCTCAAATATATGGCCAGAGGCTACAACCTACAGGTCTTGGAAGGCAATATGGTCTTGGAAATCAAGCGCCCTGACATAAACAAAGGACGTGCGGCCACCGCGATGATGAAAGGTATAGAATATGACTTCATCCTGGCCATAGGAGACGACTGGACAGATGAAGACACTTTCAAAGCTATGCCTAAAAATGCTTACTCTATCCGTGTAGGGTATGCTTATACACAGGCCAATTACAATATCAAATCCTTCAGGCAGGTAAGACAGCTGCTTCAGAAATTGACTTTATAA
- a CDS encoding vanadium-dependent haloperoxidase: MRIVKFLLISGILLTAVSCANQTDYSQAIEDGHYLTEAQKRITEVIIHDIFSPPVAARIYSYASLAAYEVAAAVDNDYESLLGQLNGSEKVNFSPSEKVYPPLASLAAYYYVGTGLIFSEDMMNEHRDATFASLKKKGIPEDVFEASVAFGKEVGDVIKAYSSKDNYHQSRSFPKFTVTGKEGTWQPTPPAYMEAIEPHWNKIRTFVMDSASQFKPLPPPPFSTDPDSEFYKVAMEVYEADKRATKEQKDIAFFWDCNPYKMNVKGHVMFAEKKITPGGHWMSIASIASKAAGKDWKGTAEAMAMTGISLNEAFISCWDEKYRSNVIRPETYINQHIDEQWVPLLQTPPFPEHSSGHSVASAASAYTLAQLFGDEFHIVDSSEVAYGLPIREFDSFSQAAEEAALSRFYGGIHYRPAIEYGIDEGRELAEFIWSRIRTKPQQVASK; encoded by the coding sequence ATGCGTATCGTCAAATTCCTGCTAATTTCAGGGATACTCCTGACTGCAGTCTCTTGCGCAAATCAGACCGATTATTCACAGGCAATTGAAGATGGCCACTATCTTACTGAGGCTCAAAAGAGAATCACAGAGGTAATTATCCATGATATATTTTCTCCGCCTGTAGCTGCCAGAATTTACTCCTATGCTTCTCTTGCCGCATATGAGGTGGCAGCTGCCGTGGACAATGATTATGAATCTCTGCTAGGCCAGCTCAATGGCTCAGAAAAGGTGAATTTCTCGCCCTCAGAAAAAGTCTATCCTCCCTTAGCATCCCTAGCTGCCTATTATTATGTAGGAACAGGGCTGATTTTCTCGGAAGACATGATGAATGAGCATAGAGACGCCACCTTTGCTTCATTGAAGAAAAAAGGGATTCCAGAAGATGTTTTTGAGGCATCTGTAGCTTTCGGAAAAGAAGTAGGTGATGTCATTAAAGCTTACTCCTCCAAAGACAATTACCATCAGAGTAGATCCTTTCCAAAATTCACAGTTACCGGTAAAGAAGGAACTTGGCAACCTACCCCTCCTGCCTATATGGAAGCAATAGAGCCGCACTGGAATAAAATCAGAACATTCGTGATGGATTCTGCATCACAGTTTAAGCCCCTCCCCCCACCTCCCTTCTCTACAGATCCGGATAGTGAGTTCTATAAAGTGGCGATGGAGGTGTATGAAGCGGATAAAAGGGCTACAAAAGAGCAAAAAGACATAGCCTTCTTCTGGGATTGCAATCCCTACAAAATGAATGTGAAAGGGCATGTAATGTTTGCAGAGAAAAAAATCACCCCCGGCGGGCATTGGATGAGTATTGCCAGTATTGCATCCAAAGCTGCGGGGAAAGATTGGAAGGGCACTGCCGAGGCAATGGCTATGACCGGAATTTCTCTAAATGAGGCATTTATTTCCTGCTGGGATGAAAAATACCGAAGCAATGTGATCAGACCAGAAACCTATATTAACCAGCATATAGATGAACAATGGGTGCCACTCCTGCAGACTCCTCCTTTTCCCGAGCATAGCAGTGGACATAGTGTAGCCTCGGCTGCTTCAGCTTATACATTGGCCCAGCTTTTCGGAGATGAATTCCATATTGTGGACAGCTCAGAAGTGGCTTATGGACTTCCTATCAGGGAATTCGACTCCTTTTCACAAGCTGCGGAAGAAGCCGCTCTTAGCAGATTTTATGGAGGAATCCACTACAGGCCTGCCATAGAATATGGCATTGATGAGGGCAGGGAACTTGCCGAATTCATCTGGTCAAGGATACGTACAAAGCCCCAACAAGTAGCCAGTAAGTAA